The sequence catGTGAAAAGATTAGATCATGAATCGATAAGCGCAGAATGTGAATGCCTAATGGTTGAACAAATGTGATTCTATAAATGTGATATATTATAGATGCTACAAAAGCAGAAACgaacaaaaatatgtaaaccgGCGTTGTTACGAAGGATTCATCATCAACAATCAACAATGGAGATCCAGTCAGATTGCATCCAACCCACGACCTCAACTTTTCTTTATCCAAAGAGTCTTTATAAGCTGGCTACGTGGATCTGAAACACATTTCTCTCGCgtaaaaagataatttaatataagtttGCACTAAACAAGTGTATCAACGTATGCAAAGTGCACGTGGAGTACTGTCAATATAATAAGAACCATAATATTATACACAGTCTTGTTCAACACCTAAACGAGTTCTCTACCACTACGAACTAAACAATCGATTTTAGTCTTTAAATGGCGAGGAATAAAAGACAAAGAAAGATCAACGAAACACACACTGAGACGCAAACTCATCTAAGTGGGGTTGAAAAGGCCGATCAATCTAAAGGAGCGAACATCATCGTCTCTCCATATTCAAAAGTGGACATTTGCGAGTACACTCGTATGGGGTTATTAAACATAATTCTAAATAAGTATTAGATGTCCCATGTCCCACATCGTGTGGGATTAATTTTCTTGggcaatatatatatgtttgggTAATCCTCCACTCTTAGCTAGCTTTTGGGTGTGAGTTAGATCTATCattaatatggtatcagagccaggttaaagCCCAACATATAATTTTCCACATAAATAGTTTTCTACCTATGTAGCAAGTGGTCTATATTGCTGTGGTATGTCTGAGATGTTGGGTTTGGGCTGTTTCTGATGGACCGTTTTCCACCCACATCTCGAGAGGGGCTATTAGATGTCTCATGTCCCACATCGTGTGAGATTAATTTTCCTGGGCAATCCTCCACTCTTGAACTAGCTTTTGGATGTGAGTTAGGCCCATCACTAATAATAAGCTATCTTAGTTGTGTTAGTCGTGtgatataaataacaaaatttaatgtATACATATCATGCTTTTACGAAGGATTTATAACTAAGTTGGTGTAAtattatattgaatttttttcgaATAATAACAAAAGAACCCAAGAAAACATACTCTACCCACGAGAGCAATGTCAACATGTGTAGTCCGAGTAATTTAGATCACTGAGCATTTCAGGATCTGTGGTGCTTTCAGAGCTTAAAAATCGATGCCAGGGCTACATTATAGAATGCTGCTACACATTCAATGTTCTGAATCAAATAGATACCAATACCAAGACCTGGTACGCCTATTATGTTTCAACTGATTGAATTTACAGATTCTAGTAACTGACAAAAACTTGAAACATTTCAAAACATGAAACTCCAGAACACAATCCATTCATTTGCCAACTAACTACTAACAGATGGGACATGTTACTACTGTTGTTTTCACATTTACACTAAAACAAAACAGAGCATCAAAAACCCTCACTCGTCTGTAATAATCTTACAAAAATGTTGAGATACACAATTGAAAAATCAAATGCTAAACAAACAACTCATGCATCAGTATCTCCTTTACCCGGACCACTGGTCGGTTTCTTAACCACGGTCACAGACTGCTGATAACCAACACCACCACAGATAGTAACAAGcaaacaaaccaaaccaacaGGAGTGGCATGCTTATCCCAAATCACCACATTAATCACAACGGTCAAAAACTTATTCACCACGCCAGTCACGGTAAAAGCAGTAGCCGAGATAGCTTGCCTAGCAGCGAACCCAAAGAAGCTAATAAGAAAACCAAACACACACGACAACGCCACAGCGAAGAACGCAACGGGGTCGAACACGTTCCCTCCGTTAGCATTAACGGCCGTTAAAACCTCCGTGTGCTCCCCCGTGAGAAACCAGAAGACAGGCGCGATCATCAGCGACAAGAGATTATTGTAGAGAACGAAGCCCCACGTGTTGAGCTCGAGGCTCGAGACCATGTGCTTGATGTAAACCATCTCCGTGGTGATGGTCACGAGGTAGCCCAAGGCCCACGAGTAGGCCGTCAGGGTGAAGGCGGAGTCGTTCGCGACGTATCCGACGGCGCCGGCGAGGATGACGAGGAGGGAGAGGAAGGTGAGGCCGGAGGGGGGAGGCTGTGAGCGGAGGAGAGTGTCGGCGACGGCGACGAGGAGAGGGGTGAGGGAGCGGAAGACGATGAAGGTGTCGACGTTGGCGTGGCGGAGGAGGTTGGTGTTGGTGAAGATGGCGAGGTAGAAGACGGCGGCGGCGGGGAGGAAACGCATGGCGGTGGGGAGGGAGAAGGGGTCGTGGCGGAGGAGGCGGAGTTTGCCGAGGAGGAAGACGGAGAGGGAGGAGGTTAGGTACTGGAGGGCGGTGAGGAGGGCGGGGTAGTTGAAGTGGGTGATCGCGAGTTTGTTGATGACGGCGAGGAGGCTGGAGCAGAGCGCGTAGCCGATCACGAGGCTGCTTGTCGCGTAGTGTTGTTTGCGGGAGGGTGGCATTGTTGgtttggagaggagagagaatggATCTGGATCGAGAGACGGTTAGAGGAGGAAGGAGATGACTTCATCAGTGTTGGTACGAGATAATCTTTTTGTCTTTGTCGTTTGTTACTTTCGAGGTTGGTGTTCGGATATATAGAACCTATTCatcatttttacatttttggtTCTAACCTTAGTTTGACATAACCTTTATTTACGACTTATTTAAGGTATTTATCAGATTTCCAAATTGTTTGTGTAGTTTTATCaaagtttttgttcaaaatttattaaaataataacctTAAACGTCCAATTtctaattttcagattttttttcaacGACAAAACCTAAAATTGTGAatcttattttctgttttttctt is a genomic window of Brassica napus cultivar Da-Ae chromosome A2, Da-Ae, whole genome shotgun sequence containing:
- the LOC106425738 gene encoding GDP-fucose transporter 1; this translates as MPPSRKQHYATSSLVIGYALCSSLLAVINKLAITHFNYPALLTALQYLTSSLSVFLLGKLRLLRHDPFSLPTAMRFLPAAAVFYLAIFTNTNLLRHANVDTFIVFRSLTPLLVAVADTLLRSQPPPSGLTFLSLLVILAGAVGYVANDSAFTLTAYSWALGYLVTITTEMVYIKHMVSSLELNTWGFVLYNNLLSLMIAPVFWFLTGEHTEVLTAVNANGGNVFDPVAFFAVALSCVFGFLISFFGFAARQAISATAFTVTGVVNKFLTVVINVVIWDKHATPVGLVCLLVTICGGVGYQQSVTVVKKPTSGPGKGDTDA